The following are from one region of the Falsibacillus pallidus genome:
- the rpoE gene encoding DNA-directed RNA polymerase subunit delta, translated as MPDLSLKGMSKDEKKEMSFIELAFEILKERKQPVAFSDLVEEISSILEIDKKAARGRLVQFYTDLNVEGSFITLGENRWGLREWYPIDQQEEETAPTIKPRKKKAKKVEEEDIEEIEEEDFDYDDLDDFEEEDLVEDDEDDDDDDDEDFDDIDEEEEIEEDLIEDDDFDLGDDEEEEEELEDEIEEEDKEDL; from the coding sequence GTGCCGGATTTGAGTTTGAAAGGAATGTCCAAAGATGAAAAGAAAGAAATGTCATTTATTGAATTGGCATTTGAAATTTTAAAAGAGAGAAAGCAACCTGTAGCTTTCAGTGATTTGGTTGAAGAAATTTCAAGCATTTTAGAAATAGACAAAAAAGCTGCACGTGGACGTTTAGTCCAATTTTATACGGATTTGAACGTTGAAGGCAGTTTCATTACCCTTGGTGAAAATCGCTGGGGTCTTCGTGAATGGTACCCGATTGACCAGCAGGAAGAAGAAACAGCTCCAACAATCAAGCCTCGTAAGAAAAAGGCGAAGAAAGTCGAAGAAGAGGATATTGAAGAAATCGAAGAAGAAGATTTCGATTACGATGATCTGGATGATTTCGAAGAAGAAGATCTTGTCGAAGACGACGAAGATGACGATGACGACGACGATGAGGACTTCGATGATATTGATGAAGAGGAAGAAATCGAAGAAGATTTAATTGAAGACGACGACTTCGATCTTGGCGATGATGAAGAAGAAGAGGAAGAGCTTGAAGATGAGATCGAAGAAGAGGATAAGGAAGATTTATAA
- a CDS encoding TetR/AcrR family transcriptional regulator: MKRRDQMIRGAVALFKKKGFHRTTTREIASAAGFSIGTLYEYIRTKEDILYLVCDSIYDQVRDRLQGMDTSQGTLESLRLGIAYYFKIMDEMQDEVLVMYQEVKSLTKDALPYVLKKELEMVGMFETLIMRCQENGELDIDSHHVHMLAHNIFVQGQMWGFRRWALRKQWTIEEYISIQTDLLFSGIKGYKTTVGTGGER, encoded by the coding sequence ATGAAAAGAAGGGACCAGATGATCAGGGGAGCTGTTGCCCTTTTTAAAAAGAAAGGCTTTCACCGGACCACCACAAGGGAAATAGCCAGTGCGGCCGGCTTCAGCATCGGGACGCTCTACGAATATATCCGGACGAAGGAAGATATCCTCTATCTGGTGTGCGACAGCATCTACGATCAGGTGCGCGACCGCCTTCAAGGAATGGATACGAGCCAGGGGACGCTTGAAAGCCTCCGACTCGGCATCGCGTACTATTTTAAAATAATGGACGAAATGCAGGATGAAGTGCTCGTCATGTATCAGGAGGTCAAGTCTTTGACAAAAGACGCCCTTCCATACGTGTTGAAAAAGGAATTGGAAATGGTCGGAATGTTCGAAACGCTGATCATGAGATGCCAGGAAAACGGCGAGCTCGACATCGATTCACATCACGTCCACATGCTTGCCCATAACATATTCGTCCAAGGCCAGATGTGGGGCTTCAGAAGATGGGCGCTCAGGAAGCAATGGACCATCGAGGAATACATCTCGATTCAAACCGATCTATTATTCTCAGGAATCAAAGGGTACAAAACAACAGTGGGAACAGGGGGAGAACGATGA
- the icmF gene encoding fused isobutyryl-CoA mutase/GTPase IcmF: MNQTEVYKPKHHIRFVTASSLFDGHDASINIMRRILQSSGAEVIHLGHNRSVEEVVQAAIHEDVQGIAISSYQGGHVEYFKYMYDLLKEKGADHIKIYGGGGGVIIPREIKELHDYGIAGIFSPDDGRSLGLQGMINRMLEECDHPTVTESIRQDIEKLKDGHVPTVSKLITLAEYQIGENKEAAATAESIFAKVRALANSVPVVGITGTGGAGKSSLTDELIRRFINEIPEKKIAVLSVDPTKQKTGGALLGDRIRMNAISSPRIYMRSLATRGSKSELSLAIKDAINVVKAANYDLVIVETSGIGQGDAEITEICDLSMYVMTSEFGAPSQLEKIDMIDFADLIVINKFERKGSEDAKSQVQKQYQRSRTLFDKNLSEMPVYGTIASQFNDPGTNALFAALVEKINEKMNLDWNVPFSKNVKVEKQNVIIPNNRRYYLREISDTVRNYHKEAEEQVRLARRLFQLEGAIAAVTEKERNEEVLTSLEALKKDVEEKLSPQSKKVLSGWSELREKYSGTQFVTKIRDKEIVTELTVKSLSGLDIPKVALPKYEDYGEILKWVYKENVPGSFPYTAGVFPFKRQGEDPKRQFAGEGTPERTNRRFHYLSKDDDAKRLSTAFDSVTLYGEDPDYRPDIYGKVGESGVSICTLEDMNKLYAGFDLCHPSTSVSMTINGPAPIILAMFMNTAIKQQVEKKEEELGRSLTAEEYEEVKALTLKTVRGTVQADILKEDQGQNTCIFSTEFALRMMGDIQDYFIHNSVRNYYSVSISGYHIAEAGANPISQLAFTLANGFTYVEYYLSRGMNIDDFAPNLSFFFSNGLDPEYTVIGRVARRIWATVMKNKYGANERSQKLKYHIQTSGRSLHAQEIDFNDIRTTLQALMALQDNCNSLHTNAYDEAITTPTEESVRRAMAIQMIITKEHGLSKNENPMQGSFIVEELTDLVEEMVLQEFERINDRGGVLGAMETQYQRGKIQEESMFYEMKKHTGELPIIGVNTYLNPNPPSEEEMNNIELARATKEEKETQIQNLRSFQDANKDETQAAIDKLKQTAMTGGNIFAELMETVKVASLGQITQALYQVGGQYRRNM; encoded by the coding sequence ATGAATCAAACAGAAGTTTATAAACCGAAGCACCATATTCGCTTTGTTACAGCATCCAGTTTATTCGACGGCCATGATGCCTCAATTAATATCATGAGGAGGATCCTGCAGTCCAGCGGAGCGGAAGTCATTCACTTAGGGCACAATCGTTCAGTAGAAGAAGTCGTGCAGGCAGCGATCCACGAAGATGTGCAGGGGATTGCGATATCTTCATACCAAGGCGGCCATGTGGAATATTTCAAATATATGTATGACCTGCTGAAGGAAAAAGGCGCAGACCATATCAAGATTTACGGAGGCGGCGGCGGAGTCATCATTCCTCGGGAAATTAAGGAGCTTCATGACTACGGAATCGCAGGCATCTTTTCACCTGATGACGGCCGGAGTCTAGGTCTTCAAGGGATGATCAACAGAATGCTTGAAGAATGCGACCACCCGACTGTGACAGAATCCATCCGCCAAGACATCGAAAAATTGAAGGATGGCCATGTCCCGACCGTTTCTAAGCTTATCACTCTTGCAGAATATCAAATTGGCGAGAACAAGGAAGCGGCAGCAACTGCTGAGAGCATTTTCGCAAAGGTCCGTGCACTGGCCAATTCCGTTCCTGTTGTCGGAATCACAGGAACAGGCGGAGCAGGAAAAAGTTCATTGACGGATGAACTGATCAGACGCTTCATCAATGAAATTCCGGAAAAGAAAATCGCTGTTCTTTCCGTCGATCCAACAAAGCAAAAAACTGGCGGAGCCCTGCTTGGAGACCGCATCCGCATGAATGCCATCTCCTCGCCGCGCATCTACATGAGAAGCTTGGCGACACGCGGATCGAAGTCAGAGCTTTCTTTGGCAATCAAAGACGCTATCAATGTAGTAAAGGCCGCAAACTATGACCTGGTCATCGTTGAAACAAGCGGAATCGGCCAGGGGGATGCAGAGATTACAGAAATCTGCGATCTTTCCATGTACGTTATGACAAGTGAATTCGGGGCACCTTCCCAGCTTGAAAAAATCGATATGATCGACTTTGCCGATTTGATCGTCATCAATAAATTTGAGCGCAAAGGGTCCGAGGATGCAAAGAGCCAAGTGCAAAAGCAATATCAGCGCAGCCGTACACTCTTTGACAAAAACCTTTCAGAAATGCCTGTCTACGGAACAATTGCGAGCCAATTCAACGATCCTGGAACAAACGCATTATTCGCTGCATTGGTTGAAAAAATCAATGAAAAAATGAATCTGGACTGGAATGTTCCGTTCTCGAAAAACGTCAAAGTAGAAAAACAGAATGTCATCATTCCGAACAATAGACGCTACTACCTCCGTGAAATCTCTGATACTGTCCGCAACTATCATAAGGAAGCAGAAGAGCAGGTGCGATTGGCACGCCGCTTGTTCCAATTGGAAGGCGCCATTGCTGCAGTCACTGAAAAAGAAAGAAATGAAGAGGTTCTAACTTCACTTGAAGCATTGAAAAAAGACGTGGAAGAGAAACTATCCCCTCAATCGAAAAAGGTTTTGAGCGGATGGAGCGAGCTTCGCGAGAAATACAGCGGCACCCAATTCGTTACAAAAATCCGCGACAAGGAAATCGTCACAGAACTGACTGTCAAAAGCTTGTCAGGACTGGATATTCCAAAAGTGGCGCTGCCGAAATATGAAGACTACGGCGAAATCCTGAAATGGGTCTATAAAGAGAACGTGCCGGGATCCTTCCCATATACAGCAGGGGTATTCCCGTTCAAACGCCAAGGCGAAGATCCGAAGCGCCAATTTGCTGGAGAAGGAACGCCGGAAAGAACAAACCGCCGCTTCCATTATCTATCGAAGGATGATGATGCGAAACGTTTGAGCACCGCATTCGACTCTGTCACGCTTTACGGTGAAGATCCTGACTACCGCCCGGACATCTACGGAAAAGTCGGCGAGAGCGGCGTCAGCATCTGTACCCTTGAAGATATGAACAAGCTTTATGCCGGATTCGACCTTTGCCATCCATCTACATCCGTTTCGATGACCATTAATGGACCGGCGCCGATCATCCTGGCCATGTTCATGAATACCGCCATCAAACAGCAGGTGGAAAAGAAGGAAGAAGAGCTCGGCCGTTCATTGACAGCTGAAGAATACGAAGAAGTGAAGGCATTGACGCTGAAAACAGTCCGAGGTACGGTGCAGGCCGATATCCTGAAAGAAGATCAAGGACAGAACACTTGCATCTTCTCAACTGAATTCGCCCTTCGCATGATGGGTGATATCCAGGATTACTTCATCCATAACAGCGTCCGAAACTATTATTCCGTGTCCATTTCCGGCTATCACATTGCAGAAGCTGGCGCCAACCCGATTTCACAGCTGGCCTTCACGCTTGCCAATGGATTCACATACGTGGAATACTACTTGAGCCGCGGCATGAACATCGATGACTTCGCGCCGAATCTATCCTTCTTCTTCTCGAATGGATTAGATCCGGAGTACACTGTAATCGGCCGCGTCGCACGCAGAATCTGGGCGACTGTCATGAAAAACAAATACGGCGCCAACGAACGCAGCCAAAAGCTGAAGTACCACATCCAGACATCCGGCCGCTCGCTGCATGCACAGGAAATCGATTTCAACGATATCCGTACAACGCTTCAAGCATTGATGGCATTGCAGGATAACTGCAACTCCCTTCATACAAATGCATATGACGAAGCCATCACAACACCGACGGAAGAATCCGTGCGCCGTGCAATGGCCATCCAGATGATCATCACAAAAGAGCACGGATTGTCCAAAAACGAAAATCCGATGCAAGGCTCTTTCATCGTAGAAGAACTGACAGACCTCGTAGAAGAAATGGTCCTTCAGGAATTCGAAAGAATCAACGACCGCGGCGGCGTCCTCGGTGCGATGGAAACACAGTACCAGCGCGGAAAGATCCAGGAAGAATCCATGTTCTATGAAATGAAGAAACACACTGGCGAACTTCCAATCATCGGCGTCAACACATACCTGAACCCGAACCCGCCGTCCGAGGAAGAAATGAACAACATCGAACTCGCACGTGCAACCAAAGAAGAAAAAGAAACACAAATCCAAAACCTTCGTTCCTTCCAGGATGCCAACAAGGACGAAACCCAGGCAGCCATCGACAAACTAAAACAGACAGCCATGACAGGCGGCAACATCTTCGCCGAACTCATGGAAACCGTAAAAGTAGCCAGCCTCGGCCAAATCACGCAGGCACTCTACCAAGTAGGCGGGCAGTATAGACGGAATATGTAA